The sequence below is a genomic window from Providencia rettgeri.
GTAGTAAGAAATTTGGGGATAATATTCCTAAAGATTTTAAAGAAAAAAGTAAGCAAATTCGTTATTTACAATATCGCGGTTTTTTTGGTGATATGATTTATGAGTTATTTAGTTAATCAATTTCCCTCCTTAATGTGAAAAACATGGCATAGCTAAACTAAGCTGATCTTCCTATTCTTTATTAATATATGGAGATATCGGCTGTAAACTGCTGCCTAAAAGAGATTTTTTATTTATTCCTCTTGTGTTTTAACGTATTTCTATATTAAAAATCATCTGTTGATATGATCATAGTCAGTGAATTTTGCTTAATGATTAGGCAGAGTGATTTTTTATAATTACAAAATAAGACAGGCAGGAGAAATACATGATTGAGCTCTTAATCGGCGTTATTGTCGCCATTGGAGTTGGGCGTTATATCATAAAAGGGTATTCCGCAACGGGTGTGCTAATGACAGGGGGTATTTTACTTCTGATCATTACTGCGATTATGGGTAAAAGTATTTTACCAGGTTCTGTTCCGACGACGGGGTGGCGCGTAACAGATATTCTGGAATACATAAAATTCCTATTAATGAGCCGAGGTGGCGACCTTGGCATGATGATCATGGTGTTATGTGGGTTTGCATCTTATATGACTCACATTGGGGCAAATGATGTTGTGGTGAAAATCGCTTCTAAGCCATTAAAAATGATCAACTCCCCTTATTTGTTGATGGTTGCCGCTTATATTGTGGCATGCTTGATGTCGTTAGCGGTTTCCTCTGCGACAGGCCTTGGTGTATTACTGATGGCGACGTTATTCCCTGTCATGGTGAATGTTGGGATCAGTCGTGGTGCAGCAGCGGCAATTTGTGCATCGCCAGCGGCAATTATTTTAGCGCCAACATCCGGTGACGTTATTTTGGCGGCAAAAGCGGCTGAAATGCCATTAATTGATTTTGCGTTTAAAACGACCTTACCGATTTCTATCGCGGCAATTGTGGCAATGTCAATCGCACACTTCTTCTGGCAACGTTATTTAGACAGAAAAGAGAACGTCAAAACAGAAATGTTAGACGTCAATGAAATCAAAACACACGCACCTGCTTTCTACGCTATCTTACCTTTTACGCCAATTATCGGTGTTTTAGTGTTTGATGGTAAATGGGCGCCTGAATTGCATATCGTTACGATTATTGTTGGCTGCATTATTTTAGCTGCAGTCATTGAGTTTTTACGCAGTTTTAGCGCGAAACACGTCTATGGTGGCTTAGAAGTTTGTTATAGAGGAATGGCTGATGCATTTGCAACGGTTGTGATGTTGTTAGTCGCCGCTGGGGTCTTTGCGCAGGGTTTAAGCACCATTGGTTTCATCAAAGGGCTAATTGACCTCGCACAATCATTTGGTTCAGGTGCAATTGTGATGATGATTGCGCTGGTCGTGATTACGATGTTAGCCGCGATGACAACGGGCTCGGGAAATGCACCGTTCTATGCGTTTGTTGAGCTAATCCCTCATTTAGCAAAACAAATGGGCGTCAATCCTGCTTATTTAGTGATCCCAATGTTGCAAGCCTCTAATTTAGGGCGGACTTTATCGCCTGTATCAGGGGTTGTCGTAGCTGTATCTGGTATGGCAAAAATCTCTCCTTTTGAAGTGGTGAAAAGAACGTCAATTCCAGTATTAGTTGGATTGGTTGTGGTGGTGATTGCGACAGAAATATTAGTTCCAGTCTACCTATAAAACTTCAGTTTTTCAGGTAAAAAAATGGCTGAGCAAATGGCTCAGCCATTTTTCAAATTAAAAATTAAATACTTTATATCTAAAATTTACTTTTTTAATTAATTGCAAAATTATTTATTCACAGAATAATTACGTGGTATTTATTTTTTTTACGTTATTAACGAGATCTACACCAAAAAGTTGAAAAAAATAGCGTGATTAAATTAGGCACTGTTGATTATTTAATGCAAAATCTGCACATCTTATTTTAATAACGTTAATGATGAAGAACACAAGATGAGCACAATTGAAAAAACAGTAGATACAGCAGATAAACCTGTTAGTAAGTGGACCTATAAGGATTTTACTTGGGTACTTTCTTTATTCGGTACCGCCGTAGGGGCAGGAGTTCTATTCCTGCCAATTAAAGCGGGTGCAGGGGGGTTTTGGCCATTAGTAATATTAGCAATAATTGCAACACCAATGATTTGGTTAGCCCATAAAGGGTTAGCACGCTTTGTTTTATCTTCAAAAAATCCAAATGCGGATATTACAGATACGGTAGAAGAGCACTTTGGTAAAGTAGGCGCAAATATTATAACGTTTGCTTATTTCTTTGCTATTTACCCTATCGTATTGATTTATGGTGTAGGTATCACAAATACCGTTGATTCATTCTTGGTAAATCAACTCGAAATAGAGCCGCTGCCACGATGGTTACTGTCTGGGGTGCTGATTGCAGCAATGACTGCAGGGGTGGTATTTGGTCGTGAGCTTATGCTAAGGCTTACCTCTCTAATGGTTTACCCTCTGGTATTCATTTTATTAGCTTTATCATTGTATTTAATTCCTGAATGGAATACGTCAATGCTAGAGGTGGCTCCTGATTGGAGTGCAATGCCTGTGATTGTTTGGATGGCGATCCCACTAATCGTATTCTCATTTAACCATAGCCCAATTATCAGCCAATTTACTAAAGACCAACGTCAGCAGTTTGGTAATAATGCGATTGTGAAAACAGATATGATTACGGGTGGTGCAGCATTAATGCTGACAGGCTTTGTGATGTTTTTCGTTTTCTCTGTGGTCTTATCACTAAGCCCTGCAGAGCTTGCCGTTGCGAAAGAACAGAATATTAGTGTGCTATCACATATCGCGAATATTAACCCATCGCCAATCTTGTCTTATTTAGGGCCGATAGTTGCTTTTGCTGCGATTGTATCGAGTTATTTTGGTCACTTCTTAGGGGCTCACGAAGGCTTAGTTGGGTTAATTAAGTCCCGTTCTTCTTTCTCTGTGAAGAAAATTCAAACGGCTTCCATGTTATTTATTGTGATTACAACGTGGATTGTGACTATTCGTAACCCGAGTATTTTAGGCATGATTGAAACGATGGGGGCACCAATGATTGCCGCTATTCTGTTTATTCTACCTGTCGTGTCGATGAATATTGTTCCTGCGATGAAGAAGTTCAGCACGTCAAAGCCTGCTCAAATCTTCACCTTTATTTGTGGGCTGGCCTCTATTACTTCAGTTATTTATGGTGCATTTTCATAAAAACAAATAAAACTTTATAAGCAGAAAAGCCATGGCCTGTAAGGGTTGTGGCTTTTTTTATATCAATATGAAATAGGTTATAAGGATAGATATTAATGTAACTAATTTTTAATCTGAATAGCGTGATAATCACCCTCACCACATCTATCAATGTGAAATAATTTCAAGTGCAAGTAGTTGCTCGATGTAGCGGCTTAGGTAATATCTAAGGTTATCACAGCATCATAATAACGTAATCACTACCTCTGGCTGTATTTATTCCAGTGTGTCGTAACAAGGATAACGAATGAAATTAGAAACATTATCGATTCACGCCGGTTACTCTCCTGACCCTACCACTAAGTCCGTTGCCGTGCCAATCTACCAAACCACCTCTTATGCTTTTGATGACACTCAGCACGGTGCCGACCTCTTCGATTTAAAAGTTGCGGGTAATATTTACACGCGAATTATGAACCCAACGAATGATGTTCTAGAGCAACGAGTAGCTGCGCTTGAAGGTGGTGTCGCTGGCTTGGCCGTTGCTTCTGGTATGGCAGCAATTACTTATGCGATCCAAACCATCGCACAAGCAGGGGACAACATTGTTTCTGTTGCTAAATTGTATGGTGGAACTTATAACTTATTAGCTCATGCTCTACCGCGCTTAGGCATTGAAACGCGTTTTGCGGAGCATGATGACTTAGCTGCACTTGAAGCGCTGATTGATAACAAGACTCGAGCCATATTCTGCGAGTCAATTTCAAACCCGGCTGGCTTTATTGTTGATATTGCTGCACTGGCTGAAGTTGCGCACCGCCATGGCGTGCCTTTGATTGTCGATAATACCGTGGCAACCCCTTATTTATGCCGTCCATTTGAACATGGGGCGGATATTGTGGTTCATTCATTGACCAAATATATCGGTGGGCATGGAACATCACTTGGCGGAATGGTTATTGATTCAGGTAAGTTCCCATGGACAGATTACCCAGATCGTTTTTCATTATTGATAGAACCAGATGTGGCTTATCATGGCGTAAGTTATACCGAACATTTTGGCGCAGCGGCCTTTATTGCGCGTTGCCGAGTTGCACCATTGCGCGGAACGGGGGCTGCATTATCACCGTTTAACGCATTCTTGATTTTACAAGGTTTAGAAACCCTCGCGCTAAGAATGGATAGACATACCGAAAATGCGCTAAAAGTGGCGAACTACCTCGAAAATCATCCACAAGTAGAGTGGGTGAAATATGCAGGTCTACCGAGTAACCCTGAACATGGTCTGGCGCAAAAGTATATGAATGGCAAGCCAGCAAGTATTATGTCGTTTGGTATTAAAGGTGGCCAAGAAGCTGGGGCGCGCTTTATTGATGCTTTGAAACTGATTGTGCGGTTGGTGAATATTGGTGATGCTAAATCTCTTGCCTGCCACCCTGCGTCAACGACACATCGTCAGCTTAATGATGCAGAGTTAGCGCAGGCAGGAGTTTCTCGGGATATGATCCGCTTATCAATTGGCATAGAACATATTGATGATATTCTAGCAGACCTTGAACAGGCGTTAGCTGCTGCCAAATAGTTTTACGTTGTATGAATAATAACCGGTTATGGTGAATGCCCTGACCGGTTTTTGTTTATAAACTGCCGTACACTTTTTTGTATTAATGATTAATATTAAGAACGAATTAAATTTTCACCTTATTTTTAAAGACTGAACTATTCTTTAAACACTCAGTCTTATCATTTGATTCTTATCTCTTTTTGTATATGAATTGTAGTATTCATTTATTGATTGTTTATAAACAGCGACCTTTCTATCAATTAACGTTCGATTTGTTTAAATGAGGTTTAATTGCCATAACGATAATAGCTAAATAAAAGAGTGTGTTTGTTCAAACGAAAAAATTATTAAATATCAATAACAAGAATGGTTGAGATGAAATGATTATGGCAAACAATAAAGTTGCCTACCTAAAATGGTGTCTGTTATTTGGTTTTGTTCTAGTAACCTATTTTTTACCGTTAAACGGTAGGTTATTGTGGCAACCGGATGAACTACGGTATGCAGAAATTAGTCGGGAATTGATTATTAGTTATAATTGGAGCGTTCCTGAGCTTTTAGATATCCGTTATTTTGAGAAACCTATTTTTGGTTATTGGGTCGGGGCTATTTTCCAAATGTTATTTGGTGAAAATAACATTTCGGTTCGCCTTGGCGTAGTATTTAGCACATTAATCAGTGGGCTATTTGTTTATCTCAGTGCCAAAATGGCTTGGAAAAACTCACGGCTCGCTTTCAATGCCGTGTTTATTTACCTTTCCATGTTGATGGTTTTTACTATCGGCACCTACAATATTCTTGACCCCATCGTGACAGCCTTTATCACTATGGTGATTTTCTTTTTCCAGTGGGGGTTAACGACAAAATACTTCTCTCATAAATTACTCGCTTTCATCATGATGGGAGTCGCCTGTGGGCTAGGGGTATTAACAAAAGGTTTTCTCGTTTTAGTGCTGCCAGTACTTGTTTGTTCCGTTGCCGCTATTTACTTTAAGCAATTCAAAGAAGTATTTGTTTTCTCGTTTGTTTCACTGTTCACTGCTTTTGTTGTGTGCTTACCTTGGGCTTTCGTTATTGCCAGTCGTGAACCTGATTTCTGGAATTATTTCTTCTGGGTTGAGCATATTCAACGTTTTATGGCAAATAATGCGCAAAATAAATCCCCATTTTGGTTTTATATTCCTATTTTGCTCGCCGCGGTATTACCTTGGCTAGGTTACCTTTTTGGTGCGCTGCGCCATGCATGGCAACAAAAAGGGTTACATATTTATTTTCTATTGTGGTTTATTGTGCCATTTGTTTTCTTCAGTATTACCAAAGGTAAATTACTGACCTATATTTTGCCTTGTATTGCACCTATTGCAGTTCTTATGGCCGCCTACATTGAAAAAATACTTGCTGAGAAAAAAACACGGCCTATCCGTTTGAATGCATTGATTAACACACTGATAGGTGGCGTTATTGCTGGGGGAATTATTGCTTCTGCTTATTACCCTAAACTGAGCGTGTTTCAGGCCGATGAAAGTGGAAAGTTATGGTTAGCCGCAGGCGCGTTTATTTTTTGGTTATTGGTTGCTTTAGTCTCTTTAAAACAACGGTTTTGGTATTTAGCTGCAATGTGTACGGTGGGTATTAGCTTAACTGTAGGTCATATTATCCCATCGCGTATTGCCAGTAATAATACGCCACAAGAGGTGATTGCGAAATATCATCACCAATTAGCGGATAAAACCGTATTGTTAACCAATAATGTCGGGTTAGGCACTACATTGGCATGGGTACTTAAACGCAGTGATATCACGATGCTTCACCAAACTGGGGAGCTAGGTTACGGGCTAAAATACCCAGATGCCGCTAATCGGTTTTATAGCTTAAAGCAGCTACCTGATTTATTAAAAAATTATCATTATAAAGATGTGGCGGTGGTCGTAGAAAATTCTCAGCGTGAATTGTTGGATGCATTACCGGGCAACCCAATTATTATTCGGGAAGGTAATCTTGTTTTAGCCTTTTATGAAGGCCAATAGGGACAGTACGTTAGGATATTCTTGATAATAGCCGCCAAACCTAAAATGGTTTGGCGGCTATTCACATTAGCGCGTAGGCTTATTTAAAGTGCTCGAGTTCGGCGCTGAATAGGATTTTCCCAGAGTTGCGGGGAGACCATGATAAATTAATAGCATGGCCATGCTATTGCTCATCGTATTCACTTCCACTTCGTTGACTGTACGGTTGTTACGTTGATGACGGCTAGTTAACGTACTTCTCATTGGGACGTCTCCTCAGTTTCTTTGATTAGGCGATTCGCTTCGGCAAGCTCATAGCGCCTTGGTGTTAGTGCGGTTGCACTATGATTACGGGCGAGTAAGGTATAAATGGTCGGCAAAACAAACAGAGTAAATAATGTGCCAACTAACATACCGGTAACTATCACTAAGCCTAAGCCAAAGCGGCTATTTGCTCCTGCTCCAGTGGCGAATAGCAGTGGAACTAAGCCAATCACCATTGCTGCGGTTGTCATTAATATTGGGCGTAAACGAATTTGTGCTGCTTTGAGAATAGCATGCCGCCTATCTAACCCTTCATTGGCTTGTAATTCATTGGCAAACTCAACCATCAATATTCCATGTTTACTGATTAAGCCAATCAATGTGACTAAGCCGATTTGGGTGTAAATATTCAATGTCGCATAGCCAAGCGCCAATGGAATTAATGCACCACAAATTGAAAGTGGAACAGTAATCAAGATAATCAATGGGTCGACTAAACTTTCATATTGCGCCGCTAAGACTAAGTAAATAATGATGAGCGCCGCCATAAAGGCAAAGGCGAGGGTGTTTCCTTCTTGTTTATATTGGCGCGAATCGGATTGCCAGTCATGGCTAAAGCCCGCGGGTAGCTCATTGGCTATTTCGTCTAAGTAGGCAACAGCTTGGCCTAACGTGACACCAGGAGCGGGTATTGCTTGGAAAATTGCCGCATTTTGTTGATTAAATTGCGTGAGTTTATTTGGCTCCACTTGGGTGTTGATATCTACCACGGTTGAGAGGGGGATCATTGTTCCCGCTTCCGATTTTACATAATGTCGTGAAAGGGCTTCTGGTGTCAGGCGTTGGCTACGAATACTTTGTGGGATCACGTCGTAAGAACGGCCATCCATCCCAAAGCGGTTAATATAGTTTTCACCCACTAATAAGGTCAGCGATTCACCGATATCTTGCATACGAATGCCTAAGCTATTTGCTTTTGAACGGTTAATGCGGATTTCTACCACTGGGTTGTTGTAGTCGAGGTCACTATCGACCACCATAAACAGACCGCTTTCACGTGCTTGTTGCTTGATCTCCTCCATGGTTTTGTAGAGTACCGAATAATCCTGCGGGCTTCTGAGCACCATTTGGATTGGTAAGCCGCCAGTTGAACCGGGTAATGCAGGCAATTGGAAAACGAAAATGCTGTTCCCTTCGACATCACCAACGCGCCCTTGTAAGTCGCCTTGGATCTCAGACGCGACACGGTCGCGTTGCTCCCATGATGTCAAGTTGGTTCCCCCAAAGCTAGCGGAGGGGCCATCGGTTCCGTTAATAATCCAAGTACTCTCCGTTTCCGGTAATTCCATGAAAACATCATGTAATTTACGTGAAAAACGTTCTACGTACTCGAGGTTAGCGTGCTGCGGTGATTTGATAGCGGTTAATACGCTAGATTGGTCTTCTACCGGAGCTAATTCACGAGGAGCAGATTGATAAAGCAGCGGTAAACTAATGAATACGCCAACGGCAATAACCCCTGTTAACCAACGGTTTTTCAAGGAGAAATTCAATACAATGGTATAGTAGTGGGCTAAGGTAGAAAAGAAAGTTTCTGCCATACGCGCCATACGCCCTTCATTCTGTTTTGAGTTCAACATGAAGGAACTCATAACAGGAGAGAGGGTTAAGGCTACGACACCGGAAACAATCACCGCACCGGCCAACGTGAGCGCAAATTCTTTAAATAAAGCCCCTGTTAACCCCGACATTAGTCCTATAGGGGCATATACTGCTGCCAAGGTGATTGTCATTGCGATAACTGGGCCCGCCACTTCACGAGCACCGATTAAAGCCGCTAAAACCGGTGATTTCCCTTCTTCAATATGGCGATGGACGTTTTCGACGACCACGATAGCATCATCGACGACGAGACCAATCGCTAATACCATTGCCAGTAACGTGAGTAAGTTAATACTAAATCCAAATGCCATCATCAATGCAGCTGCACCTAACATTGATAGTGGAATAGCTAAAATTGGGATGATCACGCTACGAATCGACCCTAAACATAGGTAAATAACAGCGATAACAATCAGTAACGCTTCAACTAAGGTGTTAATAACTTGGTCAATAGACGCTTTAATAAAGCGCGAAGTTTCAAATGCCATTTCGACTTTAACACCGGGAGGTAATGTTTTGGTGATGTCTGGCATTAATTGATTCATACCATCAACGATTACCAATGGGTTACCGGTTGGTGTAGCAAATAAACCAAGGTAAATCGCAGGCTCACCATTCATTAAACCACTGGTTTCTGTGGAAGCGGCCCCTAATTCAATGGTTCCTACATCTTTTAAACGTACTAACCCATTGCCATCGTTGCGGATCACTAAATCACGAAACTCATCGACATTAGTGAGGTCGGTATTGACATAGACATTAGAAATTACGAACTCGCCTTTGACTTTACCGGGTGCCGCTTGGTAGTTATTTTGACGAACTGCTTGCGCAACATCCGCAGCGGTTAGCCCTCGGCCAGCTAATTTATCGGCATCCAGCCATAAACGCATTGCCAACTGTTGCCCACCAAAGACTTGAACTTTAGCAACACCATCAATTGAGGAATACATTGGCTCAATAACGCGAGAAATGTAGTCTGTCAGGGCGGGAATGGATAAATTGGTACTGGAAAAACCGATATAAGCAACCGCAGTGGATTCCCCAGAGGAAAGCTCAATCACTGGGTCATAAGCTTCTTTCGGTAATTTATAACGAACTTGGTTCACCTTCGCCATGACTTGTGCAAGGGCTTGAGTCGAGTCTCGGTTAAGTTCCATTCGAACGGTGACAAGGCTGCTTCCTTGCACAGATGAAGAGGACAGATAGTCGACACCTTCCACTGAGGAAACCGCTTGTGCGATAGGTTGCGTCACAAACCCTTGCATTAATTTAGCCGACGCGCCAGGGTATTGTGTCGTAATGGTGATCGTCGAGCTTTCAAGTTGTGGATATTGGCGAATAGGCAACTTACTCAACGCAAATAAACCTATTAACACAATTAGCGCACTGACCACGAGAGCCAGAACAGGTCGGCGAACAAAAACATCAGTAAATTTCATTGCGCCTTCCTTATGAACCTTGAGCCGTGTTAGCGATTGGTTCAGACAATGTATCTTGAGCGACAGGGGTGACAGCAGAGCCGTCGTTTAAGCGTAATTGCCCAGAGGTGACGACTTTATCGTTAGCACTTAAGCCGTGTTCTATTTCTATTTTGCCATCCCAACGTTGCCCTGTTTTCACGGACACGCGCTTGACGGTCATCGCATCCCCTTCACCTTGTGTAATAAACACGGTATCGCCATAGGCGGTATATGTAACGGCGGTTTCTGGGATCGTAATGACTTCATTACTGGCTTGGCGAACCACATTCACATTGGCGTACATCCCGGCTTTTAATGTGCCATCACTATTTTCTAGTGTAGCTTGCAGGGCGATAGTGCGTGATTTGCCGATGAGTGGGTCAATGGCCGTAATACGGGCTGGAAATGTTTTATTGGGATAAGCATCCACCGTAATATCAACAATTTGTCCTTGATGCAGTTCCGGTGAGGCCTGTTCATCTAAAGAGAAATTGAGCTTTAAGGTTTGGGTATCCACCAAACTGGCAATGGCTTCACCAGGGTTTAAATATTGCCCTTCATGGACTTGGCGAATACCGATTGTCCCGTCGAATGGCGCTCGGATTGTTTTTTGCGCAATTAATGCTTGGGTTTGGCGGATCAGGCCTTGAGCAATATCACGTTCAGCACGGGTGCTATCTACTTGAGCCTCCGCCACTAAATGTTGCGCAGATAATGAACGGGTTCTTTCGTATAAGCGAGCCGCATTACGCAACTGTGCTTGGTAGCGTG
It includes:
- the arnT gene encoding lipid IV(A) 4-amino-4-deoxy-L-arabinosyltransferase, with product MIMANNKVAYLKWCLLFGFVLVTYFLPLNGRLLWQPDELRYAEISRELIISYNWSVPELLDIRYFEKPIFGYWVGAIFQMLFGENNISVRLGVVFSTLISGLFVYLSAKMAWKNSRLAFNAVFIYLSMLMVFTIGTYNILDPIVTAFITMVIFFFQWGLTTKYFSHKLLAFIMMGVACGLGVLTKGFLVLVLPVLVCSVAAIYFKQFKEVFVFSFVSLFTAFVVCLPWAFVIASREPDFWNYFFWVEHIQRFMANNAQNKSPFWFYIPILLAAVLPWLGYLFGALRHAWQQKGLHIYFLLWFIVPFVFFSITKGKLLTYILPCIAPIAVLMAAYIEKILAEKKTRPIRLNALINTLIGGVIAGGIIASAYYPKLSVFQADESGKLWLAAGAFIFWLLVALVSLKQRFWYLAAMCTVGISLTVGHIIPSRIASNNTPQEVIAKYHHQLADKTVLLTNNVGLGTTLAWVLKRSDITMLHQTGELGYGLKYPDAANRFYSLKQLPDLLKNYHYKDVAVVVENSQRELLDALPGNPIIIREGNLVLAFYEGQ
- a CDS encoding aromatic amino acid transport family protein yields the protein MSTIEKTVDTADKPVSKWTYKDFTWVLSLFGTAVGAGVLFLPIKAGAGGFWPLVILAIIATPMIWLAHKGLARFVLSSKNPNADITDTVEEHFGKVGANIITFAYFFAIYPIVLIYGVGITNTVDSFLVNQLEIEPLPRWLLSGVLIAAMTAGVVFGRELMLRLTSLMVYPLVFILLALSLYLIPEWNTSMLEVAPDWSAMPVIVWMAIPLIVFSFNHSPIISQFTKDQRQQFGNNAIVKTDMITGGAALMLTGFVMFFVFSVVLSLSPAELAVAKEQNISVLSHIANINPSPILSYLGPIVAFAAIVSSYFGHFLGAHEGLVGLIKSRSSFSVKKIQTASMLFIVITTWIVTIRNPSILGMIETMGAPMIAAILFILPVVSMNIVPAMKKFSTSKPAQIFTFICGLASITSVIYGAFS
- a CDS encoding efflux RND transporter periplasmic adaptor subunit, with product MNKKTIMTLCSVLIAVGAGSAIYSTYAQNEEDEQAAYQYPPVKVALAPVSLDTAPRTFYGVGELEAGSQVLVAAETNGRITKIAFESGQQVKKGQLLVQLNDAVEQADLSRYQAQLRNAARLYERTRSLSAQHLVAEAQVDSTRAERDIAQGLIRQTQALIAQKTIRAPFDGTIGIRQVHEGQYLNPGEAIASLVDTQTLKLNFSLDEQASPELHQGQIVDITVDAYPNKTFPARITAIDPLIGKSRTIALQATLENSDGTLKAGMYANVNVVRQASNEVITIPETAVTYTAYGDTVFITQGEGDAMTVKRVSVKTGQRWDGKIEIEHGLSANDKVVTSGQLRLNDGSAVTPVAQDTLSEPIANTAQGS
- a CDS encoding MexW/MexI family multidrug efflux RND transporter permease subunit → MKFTDVFVRRPVLALVVSALIVLIGLFALSKLPIRQYPQLESSTITITTQYPGASAKLMQGFVTQPIAQAVSSVEGVDYLSSSSVQGSSLVTVRMELNRDSTQALAQVMAKVNQVRYKLPKEAYDPVIELSSGESTAVAYIGFSSTNLSIPALTDYISRVIEPMYSSIDGVAKVQVFGGQQLAMRLWLDADKLAGRGLTAADVAQAVRQNNYQAAPGKVKGEFVISNVYVNTDLTNVDEFRDLVIRNDGNGLVRLKDVGTIELGAASTETSGLMNGEPAIYLGLFATPTGNPLVIVDGMNQLMPDITKTLPPGVKVEMAFETSRFIKASIDQVINTLVEALLIVIAVIYLCLGSIRSVIIPILAIPLSMLGAAALMMAFGFSINLLTLLAMVLAIGLVVDDAIVVVENVHRHIEEGKSPVLAALIGAREVAGPVIAMTITLAAVYAPIGLMSGLTGALFKEFALTLAGAVIVSGVVALTLSPVMSSFMLNSKQNEGRMARMAETFFSTLAHYYTIVLNFSLKNRWLTGVIAVGVFISLPLLYQSAPRELAPVEDQSSVLTAIKSPQHANLEYVERFSRKLHDVFMELPETESTWIINGTDGPSASFGGTNLTSWEQRDRVASEIQGDLQGRVGDVEGNSIFVFQLPALPGSTGGLPIQMVLRSPQDYSVLYKTMEEIKQQARESGLFMVVDSDLDYNNPVVEIRINRSKANSLGIRMQDIGESLTLLVGENYINRFGMDGRSYDVIPQSIRSQRLTPEALSRHYVKSEAGTMIPLSTVVDINTQVEPNKLTQFNQQNAAIFQAIPAPGVTLGQAVAYLDEIANELPAGFSHDWQSDSRQYKQEGNTLAFAFMAALIIIYLVLAAQYESLVDPLIILITVPLSICGALIPLALGYATLNIYTQIGLVTLIGLISKHGILMVEFANELQANEGLDRRHAILKAAQIRLRPILMTTAAMVIGLVPLLFATGAGANSRFGLGLVIVTGMLVGTLFTLFVLPTIYTLLARNHSATALTPRRYELAEANRLIKETEETSQ
- a CDS encoding bifunctional O-acetylhomoserine aminocarboxypropyltransferase/cysteine synthase, encoding MKLETLSIHAGYSPDPTTKSVAVPIYQTTSYAFDDTQHGADLFDLKVAGNIYTRIMNPTNDVLEQRVAALEGGVAGLAVASGMAAITYAIQTIAQAGDNIVSVAKLYGGTYNLLAHALPRLGIETRFAEHDDLAALEALIDNKTRAIFCESISNPAGFIVDIAALAEVAHRHGVPLIVDNTVATPYLCRPFEHGADIVVHSLTKYIGGHGTSLGGMVIDSGKFPWTDYPDRFSLLIEPDVAYHGVSYTEHFGAAAFIARCRVAPLRGTGAALSPFNAFLILQGLETLALRMDRHTENALKVANYLENHPQVEWVKYAGLPSNPEHGLAQKYMNGKPASIMSFGIKGGQEAGARFIDALKLIVRLVNIGDAKSLACHPASTTHRQLNDAELAQAGVSRDMIRLSIGIEHIDDILADLEQALAAAK
- the dcuC gene encoding anaerobic C4-dicarboxylate transporter DcuC, translating into MIELLIGVIVAIGVGRYIIKGYSATGVLMTGGILLLIITAIMGKSILPGSVPTTGWRVTDILEYIKFLLMSRGGDLGMMIMVLCGFASYMTHIGANDVVVKIASKPLKMINSPYLLMVAAYIVACLMSLAVSSATGLGVLLMATLFPVMVNVGISRGAAAAICASPAAIILAPTSGDVILAAKAAEMPLIDFAFKTTLPISIAAIVAMSIAHFFWQRYLDRKENVKTEMLDVNEIKTHAPAFYAILPFTPIIGVLVFDGKWAPELHIVTIIVGCIILAAVIEFLRSFSAKHVYGGLEVCYRGMADAFATVVMLLVAAGVFAQGLSTIGFIKGLIDLAQSFGSGAIVMMIALVVITMLAAMTTGSGNAPFYAFVELIPHLAKQMGVNPAYLVIPMLQASNLGRTLSPVSGVVVAVSGMAKISPFEVVKRTSIPVLVGLVVVVIATEILVPVYL